In Agrobacterium vitis, the genomic stretch GCTCGGAGCTGGGTTCTGGAGACCGGAAATTATGACGAGAGCCTGCCGGACGAGCAAAGGCAACAGGACTTAACCACGCACATTATCGTAAGCTTCCCCCCAGGTACGGATCCTACGTCGGCTCATGCAGCAAGCCGCGAATGGGCGGCCGACATGTTTGGGTCAGGCAATGGTGGCGGCCGCTACAACTATCTTACAAGCTTTCATACAGATCGCGATCATCCGCATCTGCATGTCGTGGTCAACCGACGGGAGCTTTTTGGGCGGGAATGGCTGAAAATATCCCGACGCCACCCCCACCTCAATTACGACGCATTGCGTGTCAGGATGGCAGAGATATCGCTTCGCCACGGCATTGTTCTTGACGCAACCTCGCGAGCAGAACGTGGCATTACCGAGCGGCCAATCACGTATGCAGAATATCGCCGTATCGAGCGCGAACAGCCCGAACAAGTTCGTTTCGAGGATTTTGATGTCGAATCGTGGTCGCCGGGAGGAACTCACCGGGAACTGAAACGATCTTTCGATTCTTCGCACGGTGAGCCACTCCCAAATATGCCAGAAGGCTCGGCACGAAACGGGCGTCTGCAGTCGGCGTCTGGCTACGATGCTCAACCGCGCAGCTCTGAAGCCGATGGGCG encodes the following:
- a CDS encoding relaxase/mobilization nuclease domain-containing protein; protein product: MAAPAQVVIRIVPRGGTKTIQQVINQWEYLSRKGKLELRLSARHLDIPLPPDHITRFARSWVLETGNYDESLPDEQRQQDLTTHIIVSFPPGTDPTSAHAASREWAADMFGSGNGGGRYNYLTSFHTDRDHPHLHVVVNRRELFGREWLKISRRHPHLNYDALRVRMAEISLRHGIVLDATSRAERGITERPITYAEYRRIEREQPEQVRFEDFDVESWSPGGTHRELKRSFDSSHGEPLPNMPEGSARNGRLQSASGYDAQPRSSEADGRDHNLKNGSPSVAGDTGRNLEGRSGPRRLAIEPVTRTTSKRDDRQRLHPKRSRRDEEEQSGAKRIRVNNLEAGRAHTGVGEDRDDPDTSPIEPVESTPLRAPGQTNSAADLLPPPADRPRQGEPNSKRPRDDDAEPSVRKRARDGRSQDG